The Rhizoctonia solani chromosome 4, complete sequence genome contains a region encoding:
- a CDS encoding DEAD/DEAH box helicase — protein sequence MRAPGARDYGLDYHTFNKAELAMSFSVENLFNVKGKVALVTGGSQGIGKMIATGLVQNGVKVYISSRKKSECDKTAQELTKIGPGTCISIPADLQDLGAVKRLIEEVSKNEKALHILVNNAGAAWGDGIDSYPDAAFTKLLTLNVQRVFTLTQALLPLLREAAKQGGKEEGGWKDPARIINIGSVEGERVPRGETYAYSASKAAVAHLSRHLAGRLGSDGITSNTLACGPFQSKMMAETLRTQGDSILANVPLGRIGSPSDVAGAVLYLSSRAGAYVNGATIAIDGGSLTQDWSYYDAIYSFNIFSLVVVLGYNYGAISSLVLTADRSALPRRDREPDGAPETLVGRIDPKQMGDRVQRETPKDLEKKKKKAAAQDGTEKAAKRKGPATGFGYADIIEATQDVEGLTYRPRTAETREVYEMILASVHQALGDQAQDIVRSAADTVLETLKTETLKDFDKKKLIEEIIGTIPNDVFAQLVNLSKKITDYSADDETMADPDMERKDAEIDDEVGVAVVFEEEEEEEEDEDGGYEIRDESDDEEAGEEETEQTGDGQAAEDDAVVLGGESKRAGSSAATSDKVSPHDIDGFWLQRLLSATYTDAVAATDKTTAALQILSAESSLRDCENELMELFDYRNDMFNVVNLLTKNRDVIVWCTKLARSDDNERANIEVAMREKNVGWILKALAGGRTARANGDAMDVDPKLTKNVPTTATLAPGSTIQPRKTVDLEGMAFSQGGHLNSNKKVKLPEGSFKRTKKGYEEIHIPEPKPRPAVPGELVEISRLPAWAQEAFPGMPTLNRVQSKLFPVAFGQDDPLLLCAPTGAGKTNVAMLTILNELAKSRDEETGTFDLDSFKIVYVAPMKALVQEMVGSFTKRLQPFGVKVGELTGDSQLTKQQISETQIIVTTPEKWDVITRKSTDTSYTNLVRLIIIDEIHLLHDDRGPVLESIIARTIRRMEQNGEYVRLVGLSATLPNYKDVAKFLRVDEKKGLFYFDATYRPCGLRQEFIGVTEKKAIKRYQVMNEVCYEKVLDHAGKNQVLVFVHSRKETAKTAKFIRDMALEKETITQFVKPESASREILQTEVETVKDRNLIDLLPFGFGIHHAGMTREDRTLVEDLFNDGHLQVLVCTATLAWGVNLPAHTVIIKGTQIYNPEKGRWTELSSQDMLQMLGRAGRPQYDTFGEGVIITNHSELQYYLSLLNEQLPIESQFVAKLADNLNAEIVLGNVRNRDEAIQWLGYTYLYVRMLQTPVLYGIGVDYSEDDPHLIQKRADIAHTAAVMLEKCNLLKYDRKTGAFTSTELGRIASHYYVTYNSMSVYNQHLKSNMSTIELFRVFALSNEFKLIPVRQEEKLELAKLLERVPIPVKEGVDEPPAKINVLLQAYISQMKLDGFALVADMVYVTQSAGRILRAMFEICLKRGWAVPARAALDMCKMVERRMWSSMTPLRQFDKVPADVIRKAEGKQFPWYRYFDLTPPEIGELIGIQAAGKLVHRLVHSFPKLDLQAHVQPITRSLLRIDLTITPDFQWDERAHGTSQAFWIIVEDVDGEIILFHDQFVLRQRYAQAEHTVTLTIPMFEPVPPNYYVSLVSDRWLHSETRLPISFKHLLLPEKFPPPTPLLDLQPLPVVALRNKEFEAIYASKLETFNKIQTQVFQALYNSDEHVLIGAPTGSGKTICAEFALMRLWQKPEAGRAVCIEPYADMVEQRVAEWRAKFGNVQGGKEIVSLTGETSADLRQLELGDVIVCTPEQWDVLSRRWRQRKNVQNIDLLICDEIHLLGAEIGPVYEVVVSRTRYVSRETGHNVRIVAFGVSLASARDLGEWMGASAHNVFNFSPATRPLPLEVHIQSFTIPHFPSLMIAMAKPTYIAIKDYAPTKPVIAFVPSRRQCRLTADDILTYCAADGDEDRFLNIEMADLQPHLERVSEPGLVETLKHGVGYYHEALSKQDKRIVERLFEAGAIQLVIASRETCWSLPLTAYMVVIMGVQHYEGREHRYVDYPVPDVLQMMGRACRPGVDASSRCVLMCQQTRKEFYKKFLSEGLPIESHLTTNLLHDWFLAETAVKTIENKQDATDILTWTYFYRRMMQNPNYYNLNNLGHEHLSDYLSELVENTLSELANSNCIAIEDEMDVSPLNLGMIAAYYNISYVTVHVYEMSLKETTKLKGLLEIVSSSAEFESIPIRRHEDGLLRRIYERVPVKIDSADYEAPYFKTFLLLQAHFSRLTLPPDLAADQALVLGKVLNLLSACVDVLSSGGRMNATNAMDLSQMCVQAVWESDSPLKQIPHFDAETIKRCKAAGVEAVYDVMEMEDDQRNEVLQMDARQMRDVAAFVNAYPSLEVSYELVEGEYTAGAPITMNVTLARDADDEDGDDQTVVAPFYPGKKMAQWWLVVGDPRTKQLLTIKRVTVAKTLRVKLEFALPAGEHRPQLLVICDSYMGADHDIRMDGIVVGAAVDSDDDEDEDEDEDMSE from the exons ATGCGGGCACCCGGAGCCCGTGACTATGGACTCGACTACCACACATTCAATAAAGCTGAACTCGCGATGTCGTTCTCTGTGGAAAACTTGTTCAATGTAAAGGGCAAG GTTGCGTTAGTGACCGGTGGGTCGCAAGGGATTGGAAAAATG ATTGCTACTGGGCTTGTACAGAACGGGGTGAAG GTTTACATTAGCTCCCGTAAAAAGAGCGAATGCGATAAAACTGCTCAAGAGCTCACAAAAATCGGCCCTGGTACCTGTATTTCCATTCCTGCGGACCTACAAGACCTTGGTGCAGTTAAGCGATTAATTGAAGAAGTATCAAAGAATGAAAAGG CATTACATATCCTTGTTAATAACGCTGGCGCTGCTTGGGGAGACGGAATCGATTCGTATCCG GATGCGGCATTCACAAAGTTGTTAACTCTTAATGTGCAACGCGTTTTCACTTTGACGCAGGCTCTGTTACCACTTCTTCGAGAAGCCGCAAAGCAAGGTGGTAAGGAAGAAGGGGGCTGGAAAGATCCCGCAAGGATAATAAAC ATCGGGTCGGTCGAAGGTGAGCGAGTGCCTCGTGGTGAAACATACGCATACAGTGCCAGTAAG GCTGCTGTTGCACACCTGAGCCGTCACCTTGCCGGAAGACTTGGAAGTGATGGTATTACAAGCAATACATTGGCCTGTGGCCCGTTCCAATCCAAAA TGATGGCCGAAACGTTGCGCACTCAGGGGGATTCGATACTTGCCAACGTCCCGCTGGGTCGTATTGGTTCTCCGAGTGATGTGGCTGGAGCAGTATTGTATCTGTCATCCCGTGCAGGTGCATATGTTAACGGAGCCACTATCGCAATAGACGGAGGAAGTCTG ACGCAGGACTGGAGCTATTACGACGCGATTTACTCATTCAACATCTTTTCCTTGGTTGTTGTTCT CGGGTATAATTATGGGGCAATATCATCGCTTGTGCTGACTGCGG ACCGCTCTGCACTTCCTCGGCGCGATCGAGAGCCTGACGGTGCCCCCGAGACTCTCGTCGGACGTATTGACCCTAAGCAAATGGGCGATCGCGTACAACGTGAGACACCAAAAGACCTCgaaaaaaagaagaaaaaagccGCCGCCCAGGATGGCACCGAAAAAGCTGCAAAGCGCAAGGGCCCAGCTACTGGGTTTGGATATGCAGATATTATCGAGGCTACACAGGATGTCGAGGGGCTTACGTATCGACCACGGACAGCCGAAACCCGAGAAGTCTACGAGATGATACTTGCTTCGGTGCACCAGGCGCTTGGAGATCAAGCTCAAGACATTGTTCGAAGTGCCGCCGACACCGTACTGGAGACTCTCAAAACCGAAACTCTCAAGGATTTCGATAAGAAAAAGCTAATCGAGGAGATCATCGGCACTATCCCGAACGATGTTTTCGCACAGCTCGTTAACCTGTCGAAAAAGATTACCGACTATTCTGCTGATGACGAGACCATGGCCGATCCCGATATGGAGCGCAAGGATGCGGAAATAGATGACGAAGTAGGCGTTGCGGTCGTTtttgaggaggaagaggaagaagaggaagacgaggatggGGGATACGAAATCCGAGATGAATCTGACGACGAGGAAGCCGGGGAAGAGGAAACTGAGCAGACCGGTGACGGCCAGGCAGCTGAAGACGATGCAGTTGTTTTGGGAGGAGAATCAAAGCGAGCTGGATCCTCAGCTGCAACCAGCGACAAGGTTTCCCCTCATGACATTGATGGGTTCTGGCTTCAACGCTTGCTCTCTGCCACATACACCGATGCGGTTGCCGCCACTGACAAGACGACTGCTGCTCTTCAAATCCTGTCGGCCGAGTCGAGTCTGCGAGACTGCGAGAATGAACTGATGGAACTTTTCGACTACCGTAACGATATGTTCAACGTGGTCAACCTTTTGACCAAAAACCGGGACGTCATTGTGTGGTGCACTAAGCTTGCCCGCAGCGACGACAACGAGCGGGCGAACATTGAAGTCGCGATGCGAGAGAAGAACGTAGGGTGGATTCTTAAGGCCCTGGCTGGTGGTAGGACTGCTCGCGCGAATGGCGATGCTATGGATGTCGACCCCAAACTCACTAAGAATGTTCCGACTACCGCGACGCTTGCTCCCGGGTCGACTATTCAGCCTCGCAAGACCGTCGATCTGGAAGGAATGGCGTTCAGCCAAGGTGGTCATTTAAActcaaacaagaaggtcaaACTCCCAGAAGGTTCATTCAAGCGTACAAAGAAGGGGTACGAGGAGATTCACATCCCCGAGCCCAAACCTCGCCCCGCTGTCCCAGGCGAACTTGTCGAAATATCCCGCCTTCCTGCCTGGGCCCAAGAAGCGTTCCCTGGCATGCCTACTCTCAATCGCGTCCAGAGTAAACTTTTCCCTGTTGCATTCGGCCAAGATGACCCACTTCTTCTTTGTGCTCCGACTGGTGCTGGCAAG ACCAACGTAGCGATGTTAACGATCCTCAACGAGCTTGCCAAGTCCCGGGACGAAGAAACTGGGACATTTGACCTCGATTCTTTCAAGATTGTCTACGTGGCTCCCATGAAGGCACTCGTCCAGGAGATGGTTGGCAGCTTCACTAAACGTCTGCAGCCGTTTGGGGTCAAAGTCGGTGAACTTACCGGTGACTCTCAGCTCACCAAGCAACAAATCTCAGAGACTCAGATCATTGTTACGACTCCGGAGAAGTGGGACGTTATTACTCGTAAATCTACCGACACCAGCTACACCAACCTGGTCCGCCTTATTATCATTGACGAGATCCACTTGCTCCACGACGACCGCGGCCCTGTTCTCGAGAGTATCATCGCTCGAACAATTCGTCGCATGGAACAAAATGGCGAGTATGTGCGCCTTGTTGGCCTGTCGGCTACGCTGCCTAATTACAAAGACGTTGCCAAATTCCTTCGCGTGGACGAGAAGAAAGGCCTATTCTATTTTGATGCAACTTACAGGCCTTGTGGTCTTCGTCAGGAGTTTATCGGCGTCACGGAGAAGAAGGCTATCAAACGGTATCAGGTCATGAACGAGGTCTGCTACGAAAAAGTACTCGATCATGCCGGAAAGAATCAAGTCCTGGTCTTCGTTCACTCTCGCAAGGAGACGGCCAAGACAGCCAAGTTTATTCGTGACATGGCGCTCGAAAAGGAAACGATTACCCAATTCGTTAAACCGGAATCTGCGAGTCGCGAAATCCTGCAGACCGAAGTGGAGACCGTCAAGGACAGGAACCTAATCGATCTACTGCCATTTGGATTCGGCATTCACCACGCGGGGATGACTCGTGAAGATCGCACCCTGGTGGAAGACCTATTCAACGATGGCCATCTCCAAGTGCTTGTCTGTACTGCCACGCTCGCATGGGGTGTCAATCTGCCTGCCCACACCGTTATCATCAAGGGTACCCAAATTTATAACCCGGAAAAGGGTCGCTGGACAGAATTATCGTCTCAGGATATGCTTCAGATGCTCGGGCGAGCCGGTCGTCCCCAATACGATACTTTTGGCGAGGGTGTTATTATCACGAACCACAGCGAGTTGCAGTACTACCTCAGTCTGCTCAACGAACAGCTTCCTATCGAATCGCAATTTGTGGCAAAATTGGCCGACAATCTAAACGCCGAGATTGTGCTTGGAAATGTGCGGAACCGGGACGAGGCCATCCAATGGCTAGGGTATACGTATTT GTACGTGCGAATGCTGCAGACACCAGTTCTTTACGGGATCGGCGTCGATTACTCGGAAGATGATCCGCATTTGATCCAAAAACGTGCAGATATTGCACATACAGCTGCAGTGATGCTCGAGAAGTGCAATCTGCTCAAATACGATCGAAAGACCGGTGCATTTACATCAACCGAACTTGGACGCATCGCATCACACTATTATGTTACCTACAACTCGATGTCGGTTTACAACCAGCACCTGAAATCCAATATGTCGACAATTGAGCTCTTCCGAGTCTTTGCATTATCAAACGAATTCAAGCTCATTCCT GTACGGCAAGAAGAGAAGCTCGAGTTGGCCAAGTTACTGGAACGAGTTCCAATTCCAGTCAAGGAAGGTGTCGACGAGCCTCCCGCCAAAATTAATGTTTTGCTGCAAGCGTATATTTCCCAAATGAAACTTGACGGGTTTGCTTTGGTTGCTGATATGGTTTACGTTACCCAGTCAGCTGGACG TATCCTCCGGGCCATGTTTGAGATATGTCTGAAACGGGGATGGGCGGTTCCTGCCAGGGCCGCACTGGACATGTGCAAAATGGTGGAGCGCCGGAT GTGGTCCTCAATGACGCCGCTCAGGCAATTTGACAAAGTACCAGCAGACGTAATTCGCAAGGCCGAAGGAAAGCAGTTC CCGTGGTATAGATATTTTGATCTG ACGCCCCCTGAGATCGGGGAATTGATTGGTATCCAAGCCGCCGGCAAGCTCGTACATCGTTTGGTCCACAGCTTCCCCAAGCTTGA CCTCCAGGCCCACGTTCAACCGATAACGCGCTCGCTTCTTCGCATCGATCTTACGATCACGCCTGATTTCCAGTGGGATGAACGCGCGCACGGAACTTCACAAGCCTTCTGGATCATCGTCGAAGACGTAGACGGCGAAATTATCTTGTTCCACGATCAGTTTGTGCTTCGCCAGAGATATGCTCAGGCCGAACACACAGTGACCCTCACGATCCCCATGTTCGAGCCCGTACCACCAAATTATTACGTCTCGCTCGTATCTGACAGGTGGCTCCATTCGGAAACACGCTTGCCAATCTCGTTCAAACACCTGCTCCTGCCCGAGAAATTCCCTCCCCCGACTCCCCTACTTGATCTTCAGCCTCTGCCTGTAGTTGCCCTTCGGAACAAAGAATTCGAGGCGATCTATGCGTCGAAACTTGAGACATTTAACAAGATCCAGACCCAAGTCTTCCAAGCGCTCTACAATTCGGACGAACACGTGCTCATTGGGGCTCCGACAGGGAGTGGCAAGACCATTTGTGCCGAGTTTGCGCTTATGCGGCTGTGGCAAAAGCCTGAAGCGGGCCGAGCAGTATGCATCGAGCCGTATGCAGATATGGTTGAACAACGTGTGGCCGAGTGGCGAGCCAAATTCGGCAATGTTCAGGGCGGGAAAGAGATAGTCTCCCTCACCGGTGAAACCAGTGCGGACTTGCGACAACTTGAACTCGGTGATGTCATTGTTTGTACACCCGAACAG TGGGACGTGCTTTCCCGGCGTTGGAGACAACGTAAAAACGTGCAGAACATAGACTTGTTGATCTGCGATGAGATCCACTTGCTAGGTGCCGAAATTGGACCAGTATACGAAGTCGTTGTATCGCGCACGCGGTATGTTTCACGAGAGACAGGTCACAATGTCCGTATCGTCGCGTTTGGCGTGTCGTTGGCTAGTGCTCGCGATTTGGGCGAATGGATGGGTGCCAGTGCTCACAACGTCTTCAACTTTTCTCCTGC AACGCGACCACTCCCTCTCGAAGTCCACATTCAATCCTTTACGATCCCTCACTTCCCCTCGCTTATGATCGCCATGGCCAAGCCGACCTATATTGCGATCAAAGATTACGCACCGACCAAGCCTGTGATCGCATTTGTCCCCTCACGACGTCAATGCCGCCTTACCGCGGATGACATTCTCACGTACTGTGCAGCTGACGGAGACGAGGATCGGTTCCTCAACATTGAAATGGCAGACCTGCAGCCGCATTTGGAGCGCGTGTCTGAACCAGGACTGGTCGAGACCTTGAAGCATGGAGTGGGGTACTACCACGAGGCACTGAGCAAGCAGGACAAGCGGATTGTGGAGCGGCTGTTCGAGGCTGGAGCGATTCAACTGGTGATTGCATCAAGG GAAACGTGCTGGAGCTTGCCGCTTACTGCGTACATGGTCGTCATCATGGGCGTGCAGCACTATGAAGGCAGGGAACACCGATATGTGGATTACCCTGTTCCGGACGTGCTTCAAATGATGGGCCGCGCGTGTCGGCCTGGAGTGGATGCGTCCAGCCGATGCGTGCTCATGTGTCAACAGACGCGCAAGGAGTTTTACAAGAAATTCTTGAGCGAGGGCCTACCTATCGAGTCGCACCTGACGACCAACCTGCTGCACGACTGGTTCCTGGCCGAGACTGCTGTCAAAACGATCGAGAACAAGCAGGACGCGACG GATATCCTGACATGGACATACTTTTACCGCCGGATGATGCAAAACCCGAACTACTACAATTTGAACAATCTGGGCCATGAGCACTTGTCGGACTATTTGTCGGAGCTGGTTGAAAACACGTTGAGCGAGCTTGCCAACTCGAATTGCATTGCCATTG AGGATGAAATGGACGTGAGCCCGTTGAATTTGGGTATGATTGCGGCGTATTACAACATTTCCT ATGTGACGGTGCACGTCTACGAAATGTCGCTCAAGGAAACGACGAAACTCAAGGGTTTACTCGAGATTGTGTCGTCGAGTGCCGAGTTCGAGTCGATCCCGATCCGGAGGCACGAAGATGGACTGTTGCGCCGGATCTACGAGCGTGTGCCGGTCAAGATTGATTCTGCCGACTACGAGGCGCCGTACTTCAAGACGTTCCTATTGCTGCAAGCGCACTTTTCGAGGCTGACGCTGCCACCTGACCTAGCGGCGGACCAAGCGTTGGTGCTGGGCAAAGTGCTGAACCTGCTCTCTGCGTGCGTGGACGTGCTGAGTTCCGGGGGCCGGATGAACGCAACCAACGCGATGGACTTGAGCCAGATGTGTGTGCAGGCCGTGTGGGAGAGCGATTCTCCGTTGAAGCAAATCCCACACTTTGACGCCGAG ACGATCAAGCGCTGCAAAGCGGCAGGTGTGGAGGCCGTGTACGATGTGATGGAGATGGAAGACGATCAGCGGAACGAGGTGCTGCAGATGGATGCCAGGCAAAT GCGCGACGTGGCAGCGTTCGTCAACGCGTATCCTTCGCTGGAAGTGTCGTACGAACTTGTGGAAGGCGAGTATACTGCCGGAGCACCGATTACGATGAATGTTACACTCGCACGGGACGCCGATGACGAAGACGGGGACGATCAAACGGTGGTTGCGCCATTCTACCCGGGGAAGAAAATGGCGCAGTGGTGGCTCGTGGTGGGAGATCCCAGGACCAAACAGTTGTTGACGATCAAACGGGTGACCGTGGCCAAGACGCTGCGGGTCAAACTGGAGTTTGCGTTGCCGGCGGGAGAACACCGACCGCAGCTGTTGGTGATTTGCGATTCGTACATGGGGGCGGACCATGATATCCGGATGGACGGGATTGTGGTTGGGGCGGCGGTGGACAGCGAcgatgacgaggacgaggacgaggacgaggacatGTCCGAGtag
- a CDS encoding GATA type zinc finger has translation MEDELRPLPDHDHEPDMRQRAHSVMPPRRSGTYDSRTDPRGRPSPVARAPRPPPPAQPYYSQHDAFGAHAYIEPRAQPMPPPPPSWGYQLPPPQGYAPQRTQPPRSPPPSQYDPRYHRQPSSYPYPPSVPYGQPPYPPGPGGPTVDPTIFKPDPYGRPIPTSPPDPSRPDVQITYTDDSATKLTQYLRRRCFNCRVTEPPGWRKSTLNPGKIVRNPLGSLSSF, from the exons ATGGAGGACGAGCTGCGACCTTTGCCCGACCACGACCACGAACCAGACATGCGACAGCGCGCACACTCGGTCATGCCTCCCCGACGCAGCGGCACCTACGACTCGCGCACGGACCCCCGCGGCCGCCCCAGCCCCGTCGCCAGAGCACCTCGGCC CCCCCCGCCTGCCCAGCCCTACTACTCGCAGCACGACGCGTTCGGTGCCCATGCCTACATCGAGCCACGCGCACAGCCGATGCCGCCCCCGCCGCCCAGCTGGGGATACCAGCTCCCGCCTCCCCAGGGCTATGCCCCCCAGCGCACACAGCCACCGCGCTCTCCCCCGCCCAGCCAGTACGATCCGCGCTACCACCGCCAGCCCTCGTCGTATCCGTACCCGCCCTCGGTCCCGTACGGCCAGCCCCCGTATCCCCCCGGTCCGGGTGGCCCGACAGTCGACCCCACGATCTTCAAGCCAGACCCCTACGGCCGCCCCATCCCCACCTCTCCCCCCGATCCATCCCGCCCCGACGTCCAGATCACATACACCGACGACTCGGCCACAAAGCTTACCCAATACCTGCGCCGCCGCTGCTTCAACTGCCGTGTCACAGAG CCCCCTGGATGGCGCAAGTCCACCCTCAACCCTGGAAAAATTGTGCGCAACCCACTCGGTTCTTTGTCCTCTTTCTGA
- a CDS encoding AAA family ATPase, which translates to MTAYTLGVRSEHEDSLHRKRCLLPQPTIEKLGLRTGEVIAITPVDATRPIVLCVAWPWTRDVDPSGISLSYFSAKALKCDRVQVWKNPNSQWHKHLTHTRHITLKALEPLPVSIEKRAEWLKLLARETTIDLKYVIQGQVVTVPFEGHPRLFQLEFEQDKAHPEKLAQNISGLSITDRVEWANVIQSAAEVDWDTQVDIDDEHETKPPIIAHVGSPYSTVGGLDKQIAVVRDLIEIPLTNPGLFHQFGLKPPKGILLYGPPGTGKTHLARAIARSTNASLVAVSGAELASAYHGETEARLRAVFAEARKQSPCIIVLDEVDAMCPQREEGGGVEARTVATLLTELDGIDTADHGGNAHEQRRQPRIVVVATTNRPNAIDPALRRPGRFDREIEIGIPDASARLQILSVLLRDTPHELTGPELESLAGRTHGYVGADLSAVVRDAGTRAIKRTLACGSAVPSPIGATDLSHALLTIRPSGLRSLALETPTTRWADVGGQADVKARLRESVEWPLRHPEAFKRLGVRPPAGVLMYGPPGCSKTLIARALATESGVNFLSVKGPELLNKYVGESERAPSLIRDKPQIHSPPTGRSRRTCYRTRHRFGPSTRGDPDKPTHEMDGVQELVGVTVVAATNRPDVLVSAHVLALEEDSQPRKHLPLARRRDLFDYTPERLMIAIISIINDKKMLPLISTISGADGFRGSIIERGLGCDSALMRPGRLDKLLYVGPPDLAGRKEILAIRTKKMSVDPELDLDVLAELTEGCSGAEIAALCQDAALGTMRQDMDAEYVSGGLVE; encoded by the exons ATGACTGCATATACACTCGGTGTACGTTCGGAGCACGAGGATTCACTGCATCGAAAGCGTTGTTTGCTACCTCAGCCTACTATTGAAAAGCTGGGACTGAGGACGGGAGAAGTAATCGCAATAACGCCCGTAGATGCGACCCGGCCT ATTGTCTTGTGCGTTGCATGGCCATGGACACGGGACGTGGACCCGTCTG GAATCAGCCTATCCTACTTTTCAGCCAAGGCTCTCAAATGTGATCGAGTCCAAGTGTGGAAGAATCCCAACTCGCAATGGCACAAGCACCTCACGCATACTAGACATATCACCTTGAAAGCACTGGAGCCACTCCCTGTGAGCATCGAAAAGCGAGCGGAGTGGCTCAAGCTGTTAGCAAGGGAAACCACAA TCGACTTGAAATACGTGATCCAAGGTCAGGTGGTTACTGTTCCATTCGAAGGCCATCCGCGGCTGTTTCAGCTTGAATTCGAGCAAGACAAGGCTCATCCGGAGAAGCTTGCTCAAAATATCTCGGGATTATCGATAACAGACCGTGTCGAATGGGCAAATGTGATACAGTCGGCGGCCGAAGTCGATTGGGACACCCAAGTTGACATTGATGATGAGCATGAAACCAAG CCCCCCATCATCGCTCATGTCGGGAGCCCCTACTCGACAGTGGGTGGGTTGGACAAGCAAATCGCAGTCGTGCGCGATCTTATCGAGATTCCGCTCACGAATCCAGGACTGTTCCATCAATTTG GTCTGAAACCGCCCAAGGGCATTCTACTCTATGGACCTCCAGGAACGGGCAAGACTCACCTGGCACGGGCGATTGCACGGTCGACGAATGCGTCGCTTGTAGCCGTAAGCGGGGCTGAACTTGCGAGCGCATACCACGGCGAAACCGAAGCTCGACTGCGCGCTGTATTTGCCGAAGCACGCAAGCAGAGTCCATGCATTATTGTATTGGATGAAGTTGACGCGATGTGTCCGCAACGAGAAGAAGGCGGTGGAGTCGAAGCTCGAACCGTGGCTACACTTCTCACCGAGCTAGACGGCATCGACACCGCGGACCACGGCGGAAATGCGCATGAACAAAGGAGACAGCCGAGAATAGTCGTGGTTGCGACCACGAACCGGCCCAACGCGATAGACCCTGCATTGCGTCGCCCAGGTCGGTTTGACCGTGAGATTGAGATTG GTATCCCCGACGCATCCGCGCGCTTGCAGATCCTATCTGTGCTGCTTCGAGATACGCCACACGAGCTGACGGGTCCAGAGCTCGAATCGCTCGCCGGACGCACGCACGGATACGTCGGTGCAGACCTGAGCGCGGTCGTTCGTGATGCAGGGACCCGGGCGATCAAACGCACGTTGGCGTGCGGATCGGCCGTGCCCTCTCCGATCGGCGCGACCGACCTCTCCCACGCGTTGTTGACGATTCGTCCTTCTGGACTGCGCTCGCTTGCGCTCGAGACTCCTACGACCCGATGGGCAGATGTGGGTGGCCAGGCTGACGTCAAGGCTCGGTTACGCGAGAGCGTCGAGTGGCCGCTGCGTCATCCTGAAGCATTCAAGCGGCTTGGTGTCCGGCCTCCTGCAGGGGTGTTGATGTATGGCCCACCGGGGTGCAGCAAGACGCTCATCGCGCGAGCGTTGGCGACCGAGAGTGGTGTGAATTTCTTGAGCGTCAAGGGTCCAGAG TTGCTCAACAAATACGTCGGAGAATCCGAGCGAGCT CCCTCCTTGATTCGAGATAAACCCCAAATTCACTCTCCCCCAACAGGACGAAGTCGACGCACTTGCTACCGCACGCGACACCGATTCGGGCCGAGCACACGAGGGGATCCTGACAAGCCTACTCACGAAATGGACGGCGTACAAGAACTCGTGGGCGTGACAGTCGTAGCAGCGACGAACCGGCCAGACGTACTGGTAAGTGCCCACGTTCTAGCTCTAGAGGAGGACTCGCAACCTCGCAAACATCTCCCGCTCGCGCGCCGGCGGGATCTATTTGATTACACACCAGAACGTTTGATGATCGCCATCATCAGCATCATCAACGACAAAAAAATGCTCCCGCTCATCAGCACGATCAGTGGCGCTGATGGGTTCCGAGGCTCGATCATCGAGAGGGGGCTGGGTTGT GACTCGGCTCTGATGCGGCCTGGAAGACTAGACAAGCTCTTGTACGTGGGACCACCGGACTTGGCTGGGCGGAAAGAAATCCTGGCGATTCGGACAAAGAAAATGAGCGTGGACCCCGAGTTGGACTTGGATGTATTAGCAGAACTG ACCGAGGGGTGCTCTGGAGCAGAGATCGCGGCGCTGTGCCAGGACGCAGCGCTTGGGACGATGCGACAAGACATGGATGCAGAATACGTGAGTGGAGGCCTTGTCGAGTGA